The following proteins are co-located in the Paludibaculum fermentans genome:
- a CDS encoding DUF1501 domain-containing protein translates to MNRRTFLWNHGGGLGGVALAHMLARNAAASGKGRPELNGGLHHKARAKRVIQLFMSGAASQCDTFDYKPLLIQKGGQAWDPGEKVELFQSNPGVVMPSPWGWKQYGQCGKWVSDLLPHTAGCVDDIAFVASMMAKSNVHGPATFMQNTGFILPGFPSAGAWVSYALGSEAENLPDFVVLPDPRGMPPNGAANWSSGFLPASNQATTIRVGTPTPIHDLRPPKEAGFITDESERQGLALLDQVNKMHAAERAGDLRLDARIASYEMAARLQLSAPTVLDISGESKATRDAYGLDEAITADMGQRCLVARRLVERGVRFVQVWSGADNGFPRRNWDSHENLAKDHGELGRALDKPVAGLLKDLKARGLLEDTIVYWTTEFGRMPCSQGSKGRDHNPFGFTSWFAGGGFKGGTTYGATDEWSYKAVDKPVYCYDVHATLLHAMGIDHTKLTFRHNGIDRRLTDVHGVVIPEMLS, encoded by the coding sequence ATGAACCGTCGAACTTTTCTGTGGAACCATGGCGGCGGGCTGGGCGGGGTTGCCCTGGCGCATATGCTGGCGCGCAACGCGGCCGCCAGCGGCAAGGGCCGGCCTGAGCTGAACGGCGGGCTGCACCACAAGGCGCGGGCCAAGCGCGTGATCCAGCTCTTCATGTCGGGCGCGGCGAGCCAGTGCGACACCTTCGATTACAAGCCGCTGCTGATCCAGAAGGGCGGGCAGGCCTGGGATCCGGGCGAGAAGGTGGAGCTGTTCCAGAGCAATCCGGGCGTGGTGATGCCGAGTCCGTGGGGCTGGAAGCAGTACGGGCAATGCGGCAAGTGGGTGAGCGACCTGCTCCCCCACACGGCGGGTTGTGTCGACGACATCGCGTTTGTGGCGTCGATGATGGCGAAGTCGAACGTGCACGGGCCCGCCACATTCATGCAGAATACGGGGTTCATCCTACCGGGTTTTCCCAGCGCCGGAGCGTGGGTCTCGTATGCGCTGGGCAGCGAGGCCGAGAACCTGCCGGACTTCGTGGTGCTGCCGGACCCGCGTGGGATGCCGCCGAACGGGGCGGCCAACTGGTCGTCCGGATTCCTGCCCGCGTCCAATCAGGCGACGACGATCCGCGTGGGCACGCCTACGCCGATTCACGATTTACGTCCGCCGAAGGAGGCCGGGTTTATTACGGACGAGAGCGAACGGCAAGGGTTGGCCCTGCTGGACCAGGTCAATAAGATGCATGCGGCAGAGCGGGCCGGTGACTTGCGTCTGGATGCGCGGATTGCGTCGTATGAGATGGCCGCGCGGCTGCAGTTGAGCGCGCCGACCGTGCTCGACATTTCGGGCGAGTCGAAGGCGACTCGCGATGCGTACGGGCTGGACGAGGCGATTACGGCGGATATGGGACAGCGCTGCCTGGTGGCGCGGCGACTGGTTGAGCGCGGCGTCCGATTCGTGCAGGTGTGGAGCGGAGCGGACAATGGCTTCCCGCGCCGCAATTGGGACAGTCACGAGAATCTGGCCAAGGATCACGGCGAATTGGGCCGGGCCTTGGATAAACCGGTGGCCGGCCTGTTGAAGGATCTGAAGGCGCGCGGACTGCTGGAAGACACCATCGTCTACTGGACCACGGAGTTCGGACGGATGCCTTGTAGCCAGGGCAGCAAGGGTCGCGATCACAACCCGTTCGGCTTTACGTCGTGGTTCGCCGGCGGCGGATTCAAGGGCGGTACGACCTACGGGGCGACGGATGAGTGGTCGTATAAAGCCGTGGACAAGCCGGTGTACTGCTATGACGTGCATGCGACGTTGCTGCATGCGATGGGGATCGATCATACGAAGTTGACGTTCCGGCACAACGGGATCGACCGGCGGCTGACGGACGTACATGGGGTGGTGATTCCGGAAATGCTGAGCTGA